A genomic region of Elusimicrobiota bacterium contains the following coding sequences:
- a CDS encoding amino acid permease produces MNEAPGDGLKRELGLFDSTMIVAGSMIGSGVFIVSADIARTVGGAGWVLMVWLITGLFMVTAAVSYGELAGMIPHAGGQYVYLREAYGPLAGFLYGWTLFLVIQTGTIAAVAVAFAKYTGVLIPWFSEQHILFALGRFHISAAQLLAIAVIAFLTILNLRGLKLGKLVQNLFTVTKIASLCGLSLLVFYALRHGPAWSANFQDAWQAWWQRWEGGQVVSTEPLSGLKLWAAVGVAMVGSLFSATAWENITYTAAEVRRPERDIALALVLGTSLVTLLYLLANVTYLAALPLDAIRGAPLDRVATAALSALFGAPGGVLMAALIMVSTFGCNNGLILSGARVYYAMAKHGLFFKRIGRLNKNSVPGAALVLQGIWAGLLCLSGAYGDLLDYVIFAVILFYAMTVAGIFVLRVKRPQALRPHKAWGYPLAPACFLLAAAAIGLDLLIYKPVYTWPGLGIVLLGIPVYFLRRRSA; encoded by the coding sequence ATGAACGAAGCCCCAGGCGACGGCCTAAAGCGGGAACTGGGGCTCTTCGACTCGACCATGATCGTGGCCGGCTCCATGATCGGCTCGGGCGTCTTCATCGTGAGCGCGGACATCGCGCGCACGGTGGGCGGCGCGGGCTGGGTCCTGATGGTCTGGCTCATCACGGGCCTGTTCATGGTGACCGCGGCCGTCAGCTACGGGGAGCTGGCCGGGATGATCCCCCACGCCGGCGGGCAGTACGTCTACCTCCGGGAAGCCTACGGGCCCTTGGCCGGGTTCCTCTACGGCTGGACGCTCTTCTTGGTCATCCAGACCGGGACCATCGCGGCCGTGGCCGTGGCTTTCGCCAAATACACGGGCGTGCTCATCCCGTGGTTCTCCGAACAGCACATCCTCTTCGCGCTGGGGCGGTTCCACATTTCGGCCGCGCAGCTCCTGGCCATCGCGGTCATCGCTTTCCTGACCATCTTGAACCTGCGCGGCCTCAAGCTGGGCAAGCTGGTGCAGAACCTCTTCACCGTGACCAAGATCGCCTCGCTCTGCGGGCTGTCGCTGCTGGTCTTCTACGCCCTGCGCCACGGTCCGGCGTGGTCCGCGAACTTCCAGGACGCCTGGCAGGCCTGGTGGCAGCGCTGGGAAGGCGGCCAGGTCGTCTCCACGGAGCCGCTCTCGGGCTTGAAGCTGTGGGCTGCGGTGGGCGTGGCCATGGTGGGCTCGCTGTTCTCGGCCACGGCCTGGGAGAACATCACCTACACGGCCGCGGAGGTGCGCCGGCCGGAGCGCGACATCGCGCTGGCCTTGGTCCTGGGCACGTCCTTGGTGACCCTGCTCTACCTTCTGGCCAACGTGACGTACCTGGCGGCCTTGCCCTTGGACGCCATCCGCGGCGCGCCGTTGGACCGGGTGGCCACGGCCGCGCTCTCCGCGCTCTTCGGCGCGCCGGGCGGCGTGCTCATGGCCGCGCTCATCATGGTCTCGACCTTCGGCTGCAACAACGGGCTGATCCTCTCCGGCGCGCGGGTCTATTACGCGATGGCCAAGCACGGTCTCTTCTTCAAGAGGATCGGCCGCTTGAACAAGAACTCGGTGCCCGGCGCGGCCTTGGTCTTGCAGGGCATCTGGGCCGGGCTGCTCTGCCTCTCCGGGGCTTACGGGGACCTGCTCGATTACGTCATCTTCGCGGTCATCCTGTTCTACGCCATGACCGTGGCGGGGATCTTCGTGCTGCGCGTCAAGCGGCCGCAGGCGCTACGGCCGCACAAGGCCTGGGGCTATCCTCTGGCGCCGGCCTGCTTCCTGTTGGCCGCGGCTGCCATCGGCCTGGACCTGCTGATCTACAAGCCGGTCTACACCTGGCCGGGCCTGGGCATCGTGCTGCTGGGCATCCCGGTCTATTTCCTGCGCCGGAGGTCCGCATGA